A window of the Candida orthopsilosis Co 90-125, chromosome 1 draft sequence genome harbors these coding sequences:
- a CDS encoding THO complex subunit — MSFKYFTDDIIEQFAGTGSIEIFEALDSYETSNPEAEEEVVLLFAEMILSYEEGALKMEHIVDFLSQLIKNDDVARLFCQVLNSFPVTENTRALLSTLTQNENVIKSHTISLYISSDFIKETDIVPSKVLLKSLNTKLRDKLYTQKKYNLLHEEIEGYSKFVVEIHDAFAADDTDLQIDYALQVVEKLMGHYSLDPNRCLDILFEILSEVVVGKVDSVLQFFRKSRWWPALESDNSSIKSLSTGGSAIAAKIIGLKILNYSKTKDLPESFKALVTILIKEGFISFGSVFKYMRPGEDIMKELEDKYNRKLEEEVLKAGANALALAAPLADDENEDGKDKKRLSTPAGSKTDLQLHVNYKYQFLKSFLSNGLYWPSIYILTAYPVLADIDEEIPKLLIRVFGAMIEPLYKQISPFEAEELNCVQAAKGAYFPRSGNNVAIEPFKPADFYTFKPIGKHHTQRTLHYFYQNWTKYLPKVDGFASLFKVSSEMLKFVGSNLSKDVEVFIKLCEIIQSLQSQEELKEDIFHYFRNYIFPSMPLISENSIAIDKAYSILAVYPAEDRFSVYGELYNNLRKNNTSIKIAYSSAEKATKDILKRLSKENVRPMMRRLAKISFSNPLPCLLTILQQIESYDNLNTLVVETARYFNSYGWDNLTIAILIRLSSDRRSLHDNGMGERQWLQSLASFVGKICQKYQKAIDTKMILLYLLKTFYTGDRTGLSVLKEMIISMGGIQTTSDLTLRQIDMINCGSALQKVVYRTIDDLRFDRFDSGTHLLKCLVDLHAVNEFVILLCSMYNDIVYDVDENQLKVLANRVDDLTSVIKLFVTLVCFFGDGNTEVMPITELYKKYNVPIEWGFDLWRQKKDAFETLQSQGADLCPPGFPPSLYTLFWCLSLKDVNYSASLYDEELGKLESSIRGLRDAININSKDKDFPRATIEKFMKDIEENELFIKEIPLDKLKHKDLNEATNQKMRNLSLGWFTSDVPTKVETFIKSCILPRAIPSSFDAVYSARFLFKLQELEVENYSLFDVLDGLTKLELLSSSLFSSTPTEAENLGFFFAYILKRLQEFTDVEIVKELHVSDFEKYRNWVYDFHSVILSEVEIALETNEYMSRSNTITFLKNLLGVYPVVEDHCEKMLSLIEKVYTGEDKEDIKLSSGALLNHLKSRAKLWIPVWDFKSISEEEKQEIIDKKEKLEKEKQEAERLSKEEAERVENEKREARLNEEKKAKEEELKKKLATINYGSRSRLASRSSSRIVEAKPKGKYDEYQRNNEDKMDIDSNEDKVLTTFGNSENKAERAEQEEAIKKTEYDETSENDKMEENSTKPSKEEADGETTHTTGVTEAEYAAEAEDEGVNKTQTLNLEKDGEDREENGDDVTQPQQESAAEQDIKPTELLKRSSLPPQSELPKGPEIKDSAINRRIPLPPQEKLLASGDRSTRFGARASGIGTGPAPRKFGESFNLSTPPPPPPPPPPVSQSRSNFGSTRSSFGHRDQYGSSSRSHTTYDNRRGRGFDNRPVNGPRGGPTNFNSNRYDGRQARSDGNGPDGASYENSNKRRADGQGGRGYEKRHKY, encoded by the coding sequence ATGAGCTTCAAGTACTTCACAGATGATATAATAGAGCAATTTGCTGGAACTGGGAGCATCGAAATCTTTGAGGCGTTGGATTCTTACGAAACATCGAATCCAGAAGCCGAGGAAGAAGTTGTCCTACTTTTCGCTGAAATGATCTTATCATATGAAGAAGGGGCTTTGAAAATGGAACACATAGTCGATTTTCTTagtcaattgataaagaatgatgatgtagCAAGATTGTTCTGTCAAGTGTTGAATTCATTCCCCGTCACAGAAAATACGCGAGCTTTACTATCAACGCTTactcaaaatgaaaatgtaATCAAATCGCACACGATATCATTATATATCAGTTCAGACTTTATCAAGGAAACGGATATTGTCCCTAGTAAAGtgttattgaaatcattgaatacAAAGTTGAGAGATAAGTTGTACACGCAGAAAAAGTACAATTTGTTACATGAGGAGATTGAAGGGTATTCgaaatttgttgttgaaatacatGATGCTTTTGCAGCAGATGATACTGATTTGCAAATTGATTATGCCTTGCAAGTTGTCGAGAAGTTGATGGGCCACTACAGTCTTGACCCAAACAGGTGTTTGgatattttgtttgaaattctttCTGAAGTCGTTGTGGGAAAGGTCGATTCtgttttacaatttttcagaAAAAGTCGATGGTGGCCTGCATTGGAAAGTGATAACTCCTCCATCAAATCGTTATCAACTGGAGGAAGTGCCATTGCAGCAAAAATTATTGGATTaaagatattgaattaTTCGAAAACTAAAGACTTGCCTGAACTGTTCAAAGCTTTGGTGACAATTCTCATCAAGGAAGGATTTATAAGCTTTGGTTCTGTGTTCAAGTATATGCGTCCTGGCGAAGATATTATGAAGGAACTCGAGGATAAATACAATCGAAAATTAGAGGAAGAGGTGTTGAAAGCTGGTGCGAATGCTTTGGCTCTAGCTGCTCCTCTTGccgatgatgaaaatgaggATGGAAAGGACAAGAAACGACTCAGTACCCCAGCTGGAAGCAAGACTGATTTGCAATTACATGTCAACTACAAATACCAATTTTTAAAGTCCTTTCTAAGCAACGGACTCTACTGGCCATCAATATATATTTTAACTGCGTATCCGGTTTTGGCAGATATAGATGAGGAAATTCCGAAGCTTTTGATACGAGTGTTTGGGGCAATGATTGAACCATTGTACAAGCAAATTTCTCCATTCGAAGCTGAAGAGCTTAATTGTGTACAAGCTGCGAAGGGGGCTTACTTTCCTCGTTCGGGAAACAACGTTGCTATTGAACCATTCAAGCCAGCAGACTTTTATACCTTTAAACCAATAGGAAAACACCACACACAAAGAACATTGCACTACTTTTACCAAAATTGGACTAAATATTTGCCAAAGGTAGACGGTTTTGCTTCCTTGTTCAAAGTATCACTGGAGATGTTGAAGTTCGTTGGCtccaatttgtcaaaagatgttgaagtttttatcaaattgtgtGAGATTATTCAATCACTCCAGTCTCAAGAAGAATTAAAGGAAGACATATTTCACTACTTCAGAAACTACATATTCCCACTGATGCCTCTAATACTGGAAAATTCAATCGCAATAGACAAGGCGTATTCGATTTTAGCTGTATATCCTGCTGAAGATCGTTTCAGTGTTTATGGCGAATTGTACAACAATTTAAGGAAAAACAATACACTGATCAAAATTGCTTATAGTAGCGCCGAAAAGGCAACGAaggatattttgaaaagattatcGAAGGAGAATGTGCGTCCAATGATGAGAAGGTTAGCTAAAATCAGTTTTTCCAATCCGCTTCCATGTTTGTTGACAATAttacaacaaattgaaagctATGACAACTTGAATACTTTAGTAGTGGAAACAGCAAGGTACTTCAACAGCTATGGTTGGGACAATTTGACTATTGCTATTTTGATCAGGCTTAGCTCGGATCGAAGATCACTTCACGATAATGGTATGGGAGAAAGGCAATGGCTCCAGTCGCTTGCGTCTTTTGTTGGAAAGATTTGccaaaaatatcaaaaagcTATTGATACTAAAATGATATTGCTTTATTTGCTCAAAACATTTTACACAGGAGATAGAACCGGTTTGTCAGTATTGAAAGAGATGATTATTTCGATGGGTGGGATCCAAACCACTTCAGATTTGACTCTTCGTCAAATAGACATGATCAATTGTGGATCCGCTTTACAGAAAGTCGTTTACCGCACGATCGACGACTTGAGGTTTGATAGGTTTGATTCAGGAACACACTTGTTGAAGTGCCTTGTTGACTTGCACGCAGTTAATGAGTTTGTCATCCTACTTTGCTCAATGTACAACGACATAGTCTATGACGTGGACGAAAATCAGTTGAAAGTGTTGGCTAATagagttgatgatttaacCTCCGTGATTAAGCTTTTTGTCACCTTGGTTTGCTTCTTTGGTGATGGGAACACTGAAGTGATGCCGATTACGGAGTTGTACAAAAAGTACAATGTACCCATTGAGTGGGGATTCGATTTATGGAGACAAAAAAAGGATGCCTTTGAAACTCTACAAAGCCAGGGCGCTGACTTATGCCCACCGGGTTTCCCTCCCAGCTTGTACACTTTATTTTGGTGTTTGAGCTTGAAGGATGTGAATTATTCGGCTCTGTTgtatgatgaagaattagGTAAGCTAGAGTCGAGTATTAGAGGATTGAGAGACGCTATTAATATCAATTCAAAGGACAAGGACTTTCCCAGGGCTACGATTGAGAAGTTCATGAAAGATATAGAAGAGAACGAGCTTTTCATTAAAGAGATACCATTGGACAAGTTGAAACATAAGGACTTGAATGAAGCTACTAACCAGAAAATGCGCAATTTGTCATTGGGTTGGTTTACTTCTGACGTTCCCACGAAAGTTGAAACATTTATAAAATCGTGCATACTACCAAGGGCAAttccttcttcatttgatgCAGTATATTCAGCAAGATTCCTTTTTAAATTACAAGAGTTGGAAGTAGAAAATTATTCGCTCtttgatgttttggatGGATTGACCAAGCTTGAGTTGTTATCATCAAGTTTGTTTTCCTCGACGCCTACTGAAGCTGAGAATTTAGGATTTTTCTTTGCCTATATATTGAAGCGATTGCAGGAGTTTACAGATGTGGAAATAGTCAAAGAATTGCATGTGagtgattttgaaaagtatcGCAATTGGGTCTATGATTTCCATAGTGTTATATTGTCTGAGGTGGAAATTGCATTGGAAACGAACGAGTACATGTCACGCAGTAACACCATCACctttttgaagaatttgctTGGCGTGTACCCAGTTGTGGAGGATCACTGTGAGAAGATGTTGAGCTTGATTGAAAAGGTTTATACTGGAGAGGACAAGGAGGACATCAAGTTATCTTCAGGGGCATTACTAAACCACCTTAAATCGAGAGCTAAGCTTTGGATACCAGTATGGGACTTTAAATCAAttagtgaagaagaaaagcaagaaatcattgacaagaaagaaaagcttgagaaagagaaacaaGAAGCAGAGAGATTATCTAAAGAGGAGGCCGAGCGTGTTGAGAATGAAAAGCGTGAAGCTCGGTTAAATGAGGAGAAGAAggcaaaagaagaagagcttaaaaaaaaacttgCTACTATCAATTATGGTTCCCGACTGAGACTTGCTAGTAGGTCATCTAGTcgaattgttgaagctaAGCCTAAGGGTAAATATGATGAATACCAAAGGAACAACGAGGATAAGATGGATATTGATTCCAATGAGGACAAAGTTCTCACTACTTTTGGAAACTCTGAAAATAAGGCTGAACGTGCGGAACAAGAAGAGGCAATCAAGAAGACAGAATATGATGAAACTAGTGAAAATGACAAGATGGAAGAAAATTCAACGAAGCCATCGAAAGAAGAAGCTGATGGTGAGACGACACACACAACAGGAGTCACAGAAGCTGAATATGCAGCTGAAGCGGAAGATGAAGGCgtcaacaaaacacaaactCTCAATCTTGAAAAGGACGGAGAAGATCGTGAAGAAAATGGCGACGATGTTacacaaccacaacaagaGAGCGCAGCTGAACAAGATATCAAGCCAACGGAACTACTAAAGAGACTGTCTCTTCCACCCCAAAGTGAACTTCCAAAAGGTCCTGAAATCAAAGATAGCGCCATTAATAGGAGGATTCCATTACCACCACAAGAAAAACTTTTAGCTAGCGGGGATCGATCAACACGATTTGGTGCGCGTGCATCTGGAATAGGAACAGGACCGGCTCCACGTAAGTTTGGAgaatctttcaatttatccaCTCCacctccaccaccacccCCTCCTCCTCCAGTATCCCAATCCCGCTCAAATTTTGGCTCTACACGTTCATCCTTTGGTCATCGAGATCAATATGGTTCATCTTCAAGATCACATACTACTTATGACAATAGACGTGGTAGGGGATTTGATAATCGACCGGTGAACGGCCCGCGTGGTGGCCCTACCAATTTTAATTCCAACCGCTATGATGGGAGACAAGCTAGGAGCGACGGCAATGGACCTGATGGCGCATCATACGAAAACAgtaacaaaagaagagcCGATGGACAAGGAGGTAGAGGATACGAAAAAAGGCATAAATATTAG
- a CDS encoding His3 imidazoleglycerol-phosphate dehydratase (enzyme of histidine biosynthesis), which produces MPEQRREAFIKRDTNETKIQIAISLDGGPVTIPHSILPKKDQQEDHAAQYTGGQQINIQTGIGFLDHMFHALAKHSGWSLLIECIGDLHIDDHHTSEDVGIALGLALNKALGPIKGVKRFGHGYAPLDEALSRAVVDLSNRPYAVIDLGLKREKIGELSTEMIPHVLESFAQSASITIHVDCLRGFNDHHRAESAFKALAIAIKEATSKTGKDDVPSTKGVLS; this is translated from the coding sequence ATGCCAGAACAACGCCGAGAAGCATTCATCAAAAGGGATACCAATGAAACTAAGATACAGATTGCCATTAGCTTAGATGGAGGGCCAGTTACTATACCTCACTCTATTCTTCCTAAAAAGGACCAACAAGAAGATCATGCTGCTCAATACACTGGAGGACAGCAGATCAACATTCAAACAGGTATTGGATTTCTTGATCACATGTTCCATGCTTTGGCCAAGCATTCAGGCTGGTCTTTGCTTATCGAGTGTATTGGAGACTTGCATATAGACGATCATCACACAAGTGAGGATGTTGGTATTGCGTTGGGACTTGCGTTAAATAAGGCATTGGGTCCAATCAAAGGCGTAAAGAGATTCGGTCATGGATACGCGCCATTAGATGAAGCTTTGAGCAGAGCAGTCGTTGATTTATCCAATAGACCGTATGCAGTAATTGATTTGGGCTTGAAGAGAGAAAAGATTGGTGAATTGTCAACAGAGATGATTCCTCATGTATTGGAGAGTTTTGCACAACTGGCTTCTATTACCATTCATGTCGATTGTTTGAGGGGCTTCAATGATCACCACAGAGCTGAAAGTGCATTCAAAGCGTTGGCTATTGCGATTAAGGAGGCAACTTCAAAAACTGGTAAAGACGATGTTCCTAGTACTAAGGGTGTCTTGTCGTGA
- a CDS encoding transcription factor, whose product MSEDDTRSNVSISSTSSRPKRYQCTFESCDKAYNRPSLLDQHLRSHTGDRPFPCTYPNCNKSFLRKSHLDAHLISHSRDKPFHCSVCGKGVNTAQHLKRHEITHTKSFKCTYEGCNESFYKHQSLRHHILSVHEKILTCTICNKTFTRPSKLAQHKLKHHGESPAYQCDHPGCFVNCKTWSALQFHVKQEHPKLKCSICGKGCVGKRGLKSHMLSHDDATKVWQCNYCDIGKFNKKTELVAHYNEYHDGNIPQELQTKAEPEEQDNEKYHDKLEISSLKQLNMTSSPGSEEDVKSLFKTESRSVTAEAQKSATVLTANDSGSIGKSLGVIDLISKDCSIKINCPKTKCDRVFAREYDLKRHLKWHDENLKRIELFLDNLQQEQQLEPLQKKIKLNSKDDLAHDEYDKEDAEFDAALDEEFNSPVTLNNTE is encoded by the coding sequence ATGAGTGAAGACGATACACGATCTAATGTTTCCATATCTTCCACGAGTTCAAGACCAAAGAGATATCAATGTACCTTTGAAAGTTGCGATAAGGCATACAACAGACCATCACTACTAGACCAACATTTACGATCGCACACTGGCGATCGACCATTTCCCTGTACTTACCCAAACTGTAACAAGTCTTTTTTAAGAAAATCACACTTAGATGCACATTTGATTTCTCATTCAAGAGATAAACCGTTTCATTGTTCAGTGTGTGGCAAAGGTGTTAATACGGctcaacatttgaaacGACATGAAATCACCCATACCAAGTCCTTCAAATGCACCTACGAAGGCTGTAATGAATCTTTTTACAAACATCAATCACTACGTCATCACATACTCTCTGTACATGAAAAGATACTAACTTGTACCATTTGTAACAAAACCTTTACCCGTCCATCAAAACTTGCTCAacacaaattgaaacatcaTGGAGAATCTCCAGCTTATCAATGTGATCATCCGGGATGTTTTGTCAATTGTAAAACATGGTCGGCTTTACAATTTCATGTCAAACAAGAACACCCAAAATTAAAATGCTCCATTTGTGGCAAAGGTTGTGTTGGTAAGCGAGGTTTGAAGTCACATATGTTGAGTCACGATGATGCAACTAAAGTTTGGCAATGCAATTATTGTGATATTGGGAAATTCAATAAGAAGACGGAGCTCGTAGCTCATTACAATGAATATCACGATGGCAATATTCCTCAGGAATTGCAGACTAAAGCAGAGCCAGAGGAGCAGgacaatgaaaaatatcACGATAAACTTGagatttcaagtttgaaacaattgaatatgaCTTCATCCCCTGGtagtgaagaagatgtCAAGAGTTTATTCAAGACGGAATCAAGGTCAGTGACAGCAGAGGCGCAGAAATCCGCCACAGTGCTAACAGCAAATGATTCTGGATCCATAGGAAAATCATTGGGGgttattgatttgataCTGAAAGATTgttcaatcaaaatcaattgtcCTAAAACTAAATGTGATCGAGTATTTGCACGAGAATATGACTTGAAACGACATTTGAAATGGCATGATGAGAActtgaaaagaattgaattattTCTTGATAATTTACAACAGGAGCAGCAATTGGAACcgttgcaaaagaagattAAACTCAATTCCAAAGACGATCTAGCTcatgatgaatatgataAAGAGGATGCGGAATTTGATGCTGCTCTTGATGAGGAATTCAATTCCCCTGTTACTTTAAATAATACTGAATAA
- a CDS encoding Lsb3 protein (S. cerevisiae homolog LSB3 has role actin cortical patch localization and localizes to bud neck, mitochondrion): protein MGISNPIPRSLRSESKKAAKTLSSFIKPNQIAGPDQIIPPRILKNAKGLAVITVLKAGFLFSGRAGSGVIVARLPDGSWSPPSAIVTAGAGAGGMIGAELTDFVFVLNTKAAVDTFAQLGSVTLGTNVSVAAGPLGRSAEAAGTASLSSVSAVFSYSKTKGLYAGISLEGSVLMERREANRKFYGNNCKARNILAGQVDTPPACDSLMRVLNSRVFSNRMDYDEDDFYNDDYYDDIPDEFSDTTSEYSDRRRSGAVRGGGGRRRRYSDEYSDDDDYSDDDDYYGGRGGSGSGRRDRRYDDYGNGRRDKRYDDYDGGRRERRSRANTGSSLGGGGGFSSGGRTPSSSKTGSAWEDDIYDSGYNGKTRSRGNSDVDRLNARLGNTKLSPNRSSGAAPSRPSTLSKPNFGGAPKTNATQAIALYSFKGEQSGDLPFKKGDVIDILKKTDTVDDWWTGRSNGLTGIFPANYVELI from the exons ATGGGTATCAGTAATCCAATTCCGAGGAGTTTAAGGAGTGAGTCAAA AAAAGCAGCAAAGACTTTATCGTCGTTTATCAAACCCAATCAAATTGCCGGACCTGATCAAATTATACCTCCTAGGATCTTAAAGAATGCCAAAGGGTTAGCTGTTATTACTGTTTTGAAAGCAGGGTTTCTTTTCTCGGGAAGAGCGGGGTCGGGTGTTATTGTTGCACGTTTACCCGATGGATCGTGGTCACCACCTTCTGCAATTGTCACCGCCGGTGCCGGTGCAGGAGGTATGATTGGTGCCGAATTGACAgattttgtctttgtaTTGAACACAAAAGCCGCAGTTGATACATTTGCACAATTGGGTTCTGTAACGTTGGGTACAAATGTCTCGGTTGCAGCTGGTCCTCTTGGTAGAAGTGCAGAAGCTGCAGGTACAGCATCATTGAGTTCAGTTTCTGCAGTTTTCTCATACTCCAAAACCAAAGGGTTATATGCCGGGATCTCATTGGAGGGTTCAGTATTGATGGAGAGAAGAGAAGCTAATAGAAAGTTTTATGGAAATAATTGTAAGGCAAGGAATATTTTAGCAGGACAAGTCGACACTCCACCTGCCTGTGACTCGCTTATGAGAGTATTGAATTCAAGAGTGTTTAGCAATAGAATGGACTACGATGAGGATGATTTCTACAACGATGACTATTATGACGACATTCCTGATGAATTTTCCGATACTACATCTGAATATTCAGATCGTCGTCGTAGTGGTGCTGTACGAGGAGGAGgtggaagaagaaggagatATTCAGATGAGTattcagatgatgatgattacTCAGATGACGATGATTACTATGGTGGCCGTGGAGGCAGCGGAAGTGGACGCAGAGATAGAAGATACGACGACTACGGCAATGGAAGAAGAGATAAGAGAtatgatgattatgatggCGGCAGAAGGGAAAGAAGATCTCGTGCAAATACAGGTTCAAGCTTAGGGGGAGGCGGAGGTTTTTCATCAGGTGGTAGAACTCCCTCTAGCAGCAAAACCGGATCAGCCTGGGAAGATGATATATATGACTCCGGATACAATGGTAAAACAAGATCGAGGGGTAATAGTGATGTCGACAGGCTAAATGCCCGTTTGGGAAATACGAAATTATCACCAAATAGATCTAGCGGAGCTGCTCCTTCAAGACCCCTGACCCTTTCTAAACCTAATTTTGGTGGCGCACCAAAGACAAATGCCACTCAAGCTATTGCTTTGTATTCATTCAAAGGAGAACAAAGCGGGGATTTACCATTCAAAAAGGGAGATGTtattgatattttgaaaaagactGATACAGTTGATGATTGGTGGACGGGTAGAAGCAATGGATTAACTGGTATTTTCCCTGCCAACTATGTCGAGCTTATTTAA
- a CDS encoding Mrm1 protein (S. cerevisiae homolog MRM1 has rRNA (guanine-N1-)-methyltransferase activity, has role in rRNA modification and localizes to mitochondrion), with amino-acid sequence MYQVRRQFSKFASLNKSREIKPIYRPHHANPKNEPRSFEKHLPITKKDLKPWEAENISKDRFFKRKYGHMSDDRRKTLQEKVARQRRYREMKKAHEKQKLEATERFKRSRDEINYEGQSAKEIMESGNSGGGLNTFFEFVYGTHPIKSVLQARKRPILGLYTFNADDENGIIKQAKKEYGIKVQHVRDKNALNILSKNGVHNGLVLKTKALDVPYIKSCGHVENGSYTVTVEDDDGVDLDKERHVLRKKEESIDKEEELFPLALFLDEVTDPQNMGSILRTAYFFGVDFIVIPDHSSAKLGPVANKASSGALDLIDIYQTDRSLKFIDSVRENGWNVISTSAKPDESNLDDLKDKNYKVEMSLKDRFIQLGDLKTVLKRTPVMLVVGSEGKGVRTNMKLRSDYLVGIQKHRENDDIVDSLNVGVATGVIVQSCL; translated from the coding sequence ATGTATCAAGTACGAAGGCAGTTTTCGAAATTTGCATCACTCAATAAGAGTAGAGAAATAAAACCCATTTATCGCCCTCATCATGCGAATCCCAAAAACGAACCACGGTCATTTGAAAAGCATTTACCAATCACTAAGaaagatttgaaaccatGGGAGGCAGAAAATATTAGCAAGGATAGATTCTTCAAACGCAAGTATGGGCACATGTCTGATGACAGGCGAAAGACTTTGCAAGAAAAAGTTGCAAGACAAAGGAGATACAGGGAAATGAAAAAGGCTCATGAGAAGCAAAAATTGGAGGCAACCGAAAGATTTAAAAGATCAAGagatgaaatcaattatGAAGGACAAAGTGCTAAGGAAATAATGGAAAGTGGTAATAGTGGTGGTGGCTTAAATACTTTTTTCGAGTTTGTTTACGGCACCCATCCTATCAAATCTGTTTTGCAAGCTCGAAAAAGACCAATTTTAGGCTTGTACACATTCAACGCTGATGATGAGAACGGGATTATCAAGCAAGCTAAGAAGGAGTATGGTATTAAGGTGCAGCATGTGAGAGATAAAAATGCGTTGAatattttatcaaaaaatggGGTGCATAATGGTTTGGTTTTAAAGACGAAAGCTTTGGATGTTCCTTATATCAAAAGTTGTGGCCATGTAGAGAATGGTAGCTACACAGTCACAGTCGAGGACGATGATGGGGTAGATTTAGACAAGGAAAGACATGTTttaagaaagaaagaagaaagcattgacaaagaagaagaactCTTCCCTTTGGCTTTATTTTTGGACGAAGTTACTGATCCACAGAACATGGGTTCCATTTTAAGAACCGCATATTtctttggtgttgatttcattgtGATTCCAGATCATTCAAGTGCAAAATTGGGGCCAGTGGCTAATAAAGCCTCTTCCGGTGCCttagatttgattgatatcTACCAAACTGATAGAAGCTTGAAGTTCATTGACTCTGTGCGTGAAAATGGTTGGAACGTGATTAGTACAAGTGCAAAGCCagatgaatcaaatcttGACGATTTAAAGGATAAGAATTACAAGGTCGAAATGAGCTTAAAGGATAGGTTTATCCAGTTAggtgatttgaaaaccGTTTTGAAACGAACACCAGTAATGTTAGTTGTCGGTAGTGAAGGAAAGGGGGTACGTACCAATATGAAGTTACGCAGTGATTATCTTGTTGGTATTCAAAAGCACAGAGAAAATGATGACATAGTAGACTCGTTAAATGTTGGAGTCGCTACTGGTGTTATAGTTCAAAGCTGTTTGTAA